CGAACTATCGGAACTGGCATGCAATGGCTTTTCAAGTGATGTAAGCTAGACACAGGACTCCCGAGGCCGCGATCGCTTGGGAGTAGTATCGCTGCATTGTGATGTTGAATCAATGCCTTCTGTAGTGTCGCGTAGTCCTGGGTTCGTGTATCTGCGCTACCTCCGAACCCGGTATTGACACCATATATGACTTCGCCTTTTGCCAGTTTTTGGCCAAGTAGATCTACACTGTGGTGCATTCGACCTAACACATTCTTATCGTCTGTGATCGTCGCAGCAAGTCCATTGCTAATAAATGGGTGATTAGCAGCATTAAAGCCCAGGGGAGCGGATGGGCCTTACTGAGCAACAGCAAATACAGAGCTTAGATCCAAGGATTGTCCATCGAGAACTACTTCTTTGCCCCCATCGGTGAGCTCACGTAACTGACGAAAGGATGACAAAGAAGATGCAGTATATGATTGCTTCTTGCCATGGCGGATAGAATTTCTTCGTAGGGATATACTCTCCACCGTCGGCATCGAAGGATCCCCCATTTTGCTCGAGTTCGTAGAAGCGTGCGACTACACAAAATATTCTTTGTGAATTTGAGCAATGATCAGGGCGTGCTTTTGTGAAATTTTTAAAGAACCAGAAGACGTGAGCTGAATAACCTAGCGGTGAATCAAAGCTTCGCTAACAAGGTTTTCACTCAATCAGAGCTAGAGAAGATGTTAGCTCCATGCACAGAACACGGGATGCAATCAGTTTAGAAGAACAAAAGCGCTAAGTACCAATGAACAAGAGTACATAACCCTGCAGGCTTACGTGGTTCCAACAGGAAATATATGTGTCCTCCATCGCTGAACAAAAAAAACCTACATTGAGCTCAATTCAACAACACCTAGCATTCTACACCTTTCCGTCTCCAAGAAACACTCCTTTGTATGGGAATATAATCCCAGTTTGTAGTCAAGCCACATTATTGAAAAGAGCTCACTCACCCCTGCTTGAATATCCTCCTAGCGAGCTTCATTCCCCAACGGGCATGTTTCCCGTATAGGACAAGTTACCTATTCGATAGGATTTGCTGATGGCGCCTTTGACCTGCCTCTTTGGACTTGATATCGACAATTTCAGCTCGCCAGATGGCCTGTATGTGCGACCATATGTTGGGAAAACACTCTTTGCGTCTATGTGGCTTGGCCAAGACCGAGCTCAACCTTCCCGTTTTGGGAGAAGAAATGCACAGGTCAATTCTTCCTGTGTGACGAGTATTGGATTCTAGCTGAAGTGCCCTGCTAATGAACCAAGGATTGAGAGGACTTTCCTGTCGAGGAGCTGTGGATTTCAATGTCTCAAACTTTTTTAGCTTGGAGTTGGGCGTAGGGCTTAGTCTGCAATATCGCTTGAGTAACGGAAATACCCTGGGCCTTTGAATGACTCTAAATATATCGGCCTATATTAAGCACCGAGGAGACCAAGAAAGTCTGACCAAGAATTCACCTTTTGTGTCTCGCAACTGGGAATAAATCGACTTGGATATATTTTCCGCTCAGGGTTAAAAGTTGGCTCCTGATCTTCGAGCCTCAGGCAGCCAAACGAAACAGCGCCCAACCGTCGACATAAGACAAATCATTCGGTAGACCTCAGCGATCATGCAGGATGCCACGTATGAACCTGTGTTAAATGTAACTTTTAGTCATTGAAACCCTGTATGGCCGACCCAAGATGACATAATGAGGCATCAACCCCGCATTTGACCAGAGAGATAAATAATGCCCTATCTTATCTTTCCCCCTCactctggagtctggagatATCAGATAAACCCTCTATCATCGCTACCTGTTCCAGAAATCAACTCGCCCACTTCACCTCATCATGACCATAGACACAGAGATCAAGTACATCCTCAGTCTCCAGGCTGTCCGTGAACGCGCTCAACGTGTGTTCCAGCTTGCCGAGGCCAACCAGATCAACCATTTCGAGTATCATGAGGACCGCTTCGACGCCGCGGTTCAATACGTAGCTAACATCATCAAGGTATACACCTTGCAAGCCTTCCTTGCGACCATGCAGCCCCAAGCTGACCTTAATTTAGCGAGACTTTGGCCCGGACAAGTATCACCTGATTCCCCCTCACGGCCGGTGGCAGCACTTCGAAGTCGGTGGGACTCCCCGTATTAAGGATCTCCTTTCACAATGGGAAGCGGCGGGGTACGATAAGGACGAACAAGCTCGGAGCCTCGTCGATTTGTTCTTCGTCTCGGTACTGCTCGATGCTGGCGCGGGGGATAAATGGCGTTTCACCGAACTGGGTAGCAACGCTGTGATCGGCCGGAGCGAGGGCATTGCGGTTGCGACATTACATATGTTCAACAATGGCGAGTTTGCTCTTCCAGGTAGTGATCGAAGGGATGTTGTTCTAGGTCCGTCACCCTGTCCCTGTTAATCCACCTTTTTTATATGTCCGCTAAGAAAAACAGGCGCCTCCCTCAAGGACTTCTCCGAGGCAACCCTATCACGGGGCTTCCAAATCACCGACAGTAACCCGTTCGTCGGTGTTCCTGCAAGAGTCGAACTGATCAAATCCCTCGGTCGCTCATTGCTCAGTCTGCCCAATATCTTCGGTGACACCGGTCGGCCTGGGAACCTTGTCGGTAAGCCATTCATCCCTATCCACTTCATGATCAATCACTTACACTGATCGAAAGATTACCTCAAATCGCGCGCCGACGATTCCAACCGTCTCGACTTCGAAGTATTATGGGAAACCTTGCAGAGTGTCCTCCTTCCCATCTGGCCATCCTCTCGAACACAGATAGACGGCCATCCCGTCGGCGACGCCTGGCCCCTAAAGGTGCTTGCAGACGACGCCCAGCAAGCCGATCGCCAGTCAAAGTGTTCACATATCCAACCCTTCCACAAGCTTACACAATGGCTAGCATA
This Aspergillus flavus chromosome 1, complete sequence DNA region includes the following protein-coding sequences:
- a CDS encoding uncharacterized protein (of unknown function-domain containing protein), with product MTIDTEIKYILSLQAVRERAQRVFQLAEANQINHFEYHEDRFDAAVQYVANIIKRDFGPDKYHLIPPHGRWQHFEVGGTPRIKDLLSQWEAAGYDKDEQARSLVDLFFVSVLLDAGAGDKWRFTELGSNAVIGRSEGIAVATLHMFNNGEFALPGSDRRDVVLGASLKDFSEATLSRGFQITDSNPFVGVPARVELIKSLGRSLLSLPNIFGDTGRPGNLVDYLKSRADDSNRLDFEVLWETLQSVLLPIWPSSRTQIDGHPVGDAWPLKVLADDAQQADRQSKCSHIQPFHKLTQWLAYSLMVPFERLLGVEWKNAEIATGLPEYRNGGLFVDLGVLTLKKESLQRGLANSGSALPAFEATSDEIVEWRALTVALLDKLHLALRGTELGKEKLSLAQVLESGSWKAGRELAAENRPETKSSPILILGDGTLF